Genomic DNA from Pygocentrus nattereri isolate fPygNat1 chromosome 11, fPygNat1.pri, whole genome shotgun sequence:
GAAGCAGCCCCACAGCaggatgctgccaccaccatgcttgacagtAGGGGTGGTATTCTTGGGGTCGTATGCAGTGCCATCCTCTTGCCAAATGCCCTGGGTGTGGTTGGCACCAAGACTGTGAtattggtctcatcagaccagagaaccTTGAACCAGTGTGCCTCAGAGTCCATCAAGTGATCATGAGCAAACTTTAGATGGGCCTTGATAGGACTCTTTGAAAGTAAAGGTGCTTTACGAGCTCGCCTGGAATGGAGACTCTTACAGGGGAGTTTGTTACTTATGGTATTTATTAAAACCAATGCGCCCACTGCCATGAAATCTTCCCGGAGCTCCCTCCTTATTGCCCTTGGGTCAGCCTTGACTGTTCGGACAAGCCTGGCCTCAGCATGGGAGGAAATTTTGAAATGCTGTCCATGCTGTGGAAGGTTAACAGTAGTTCCATAAGCCTTCCACTTCCAGATGATGCTCCCAACGGTGGAGACAGGTAGGCCCAACTCCTCTGAAAGGGTTTTGTACCCCTTGCCAGCCTTGTGACCCTCCATGATTTTGT
This window encodes:
- the LOC119264269 gene encoding uncharacterized protein LOC119264269, whose translation is MVNIRETKEHSKAIRDKIMEGHKAGKGYKTLSEELGLPVSTVGSIIWKWKAYGTTVNLPQHGQHFKISSHAEARLVRTVKADPRAIRRELREDFMAVGALVLINTISNKLPCKSLHSRRARKAPLLSKSPIKAHLKFAHDHLMDSEAHWFKVLWSDETNITVLVPTTPRAFGKRMALHTTPRIPPLLSSMVVAASCCGAASQPRGLAIWSASTGRWIAQPTWTCWPKTSAPPSRILRWVVISSSNRTTTPSTRPRKPRPGLRGKRSRCCSGLVSILTLTQLKTCERSLRPTRDAQRQLGDNLEKICLEEWAKITPETCAGLIRSYK